A single genomic interval of Streptomyces graminofaciens harbors:
- a CDS encoding transposase, with the protein MSGVITASEPSWIAPFTGLSPRQFGKLITALRRESADPVRRGRPWSLPLEDRVLLVAAYWRTNLTLRQLAPLFGVSKSAADRIVDHLGPALALQPRKRFRRDAVLIVDGTLVPTRDHTVAEQSKNYRYSTNHQVVIDADTRLVVAVGRPLPGNRNDCKAWELSGAKDAVGRATVIADGGYRGTGLIIPHRREPGQTELPTWKEEHNTSHRKVRARVEHAFARMKTWKILRDCRLKGDGVHHAMLGIARLHNLTLAG; encoded by the coding sequence GTGTCTGGTGTGATCACGGCGTCGGAGCCGTCCTGGATAGCCCCGTTCACCGGGCTGAGCCCGCGTCAGTTCGGCAAGCTAATCACCGCGCTGCGGCGCGAAAGCGCGGATCCGGTCCGCAGGGGCCGCCCGTGGAGCCTGCCTCTGGAGGACCGGGTCCTGCTGGTCGCCGCGTACTGGCGGACCAACCTGACCCTGCGCCAACTGGCGCCGTTGTTCGGGGTGTCCAAGTCCGCGGCCGACCGGATCGTCGATCACCTCGGCCCGGCGCTGGCACTGCAGCCACGTAAACGGTTCCGCCGTGACGCCGTGCTGATCGTTGACGGCACCCTCGTCCCCACTCGCGACCACACGGTCGCCGAGCAGTCGAAGAACTATCGGTACTCGACCAACCACCAGGTCGTCATCGACGCCGATACCCGGCTGGTCGTAGCAGTTGGACGGCCGTTGCCGGGCAACCGCAACGACTGCAAGGCATGGGAGTTGTCCGGCGCGAAGGACGCCGTCGGCCGCGCCACGGTGATCGCGGACGGCGGCTACCGGGGCACCGGCCTGATCATCCCGCACCGCCGCGAACCCGGCCAGACCGAACTCCCCACCTGGAAAGAGGAACACAACACCTCCCACCGCAAGGTCCGTGCCCGCGTCGAGCACGCCTTCGCCCGCATGAAGACCTGGAAGATCCTCCGCGACTGCCGACTCAAGGGCGACGGCGTCCACCACGCCATGCTCGGCATCGCCCGCCTGCACAACCTCACCCTCGCCGGCTGA